From the genome of Primulina eburnea isolate SZY01 chromosome 12, ASM2296580v1, whole genome shotgun sequence, one region includes:
- the LOC140807245 gene encoding LEAF RUST 10 DISEASE-RESISTANCEUS RECEPTOR-LIKE PROTEIN KINASE-like 1.1 isoform X3, with product MGFLSLLVFFVFHRFLLVFCHSNRPLSFPCQNLTLEYPFTKFVPECWLIKIDCDSPSTPKLQLVDKGLKWDVENINFSSHKLIVRDNILKNDLNRRSCPSNGVPLSIFHNISFTSSPNLTIFKCDKALTDITSVEDHFRSSESYHQDCENFTLYYRNPAVGNLPEETDLPSGCHSIQLPLNPNGNWSDDLFALLTYDYTIERHVEPTKGNDKKKKKKVILAAVGAALLVCLLACFIIWRNKKRVTDAYRLPRNISSDPSSNSDIEGGCLYLGIPVFSYTQLVEATNNFDSSRELGDGGFGTVYYGKLRDGREVAIKRLYEHNYRRVEQFMNEIKILTCLKHPNLVTLYGCTSRKSRELLLVYEYIENGTVADHLHGERADESPLTWSIRLNIAIETATALTYLHKSDIIHRDVKTNNILLTGNFRVKVADFGLSRLFPIDATHISTAPQGTPGYVDPEYHQCYQLTGKSDVYSFGVVLVELISSMPAVDINRRRHEINLANIALNKIQSCALDELIDSSLGYGTDAEVTRMTTSVAELAFRCLQPEKEMRPSMDEVLDYLKDIQSGDEENRNRKMLHSPETDEVMLWKNKNLPSPAPVTDK from the exons ATGGGCTTTCTCAGTTTATTGGTGTTCTTTGTCTTTCATCGTTTTCTTCTGGTGTTTTGTCATTCCAATCGCCCCTTATCCTTCCCTTGTCAAAATCTGACACTGGAGTATCCCTTCACCAAGTTCGTCCCCGAATGCTGGTTAATCAAGATTGATTGCGATTCTCCTTCCACGCCAAAACTTCAGCTTGTGGATAAAGGGTTAAAGTGGGATGTTGAGAATATAAATTTCAGCTCACATAAATTAATTGTCCGAGACAATATCCTTAAAAATGATTTGAATAGACGTAGTTGTCCTTCCAATGGTGTTCCTCTCTCTATATTTCACAATATTTCATTCACAAGCTCCCCAAATCTCACCATCTTCAAATGTGACAAAGCTTTAACTGATATCACAAGTGTGGAAGATCATTTCAGAAGTTCCGAAAGTTACCACCAGGATTGTGAAAATTTCACATTATATTATAGAAACCCAGCGGTTGGAAATCTTCCGGAGGAGACTGATCTCCCTTCAGGATGTCATTCGATTCAACTGCCTCTGAATCCTAATGGGAATTGGAGTGATGACTTGTTCGCACTGCTTACTTACGACTATACTATTGAGCGGCATGTTGAACCAACTAAAG GAAACgacaagaaaaagaagaagaaagtgATACTAGCCGCAG TGGGGGCTGCGCTTTTGGTCTGCTTGTTGGCCTGTTTCATAATCTGGCGAAACAAGAAACGAGTCACAGATGCCTACCGCCTTCCAAGAAACATATCCTCGGATCCCTCCTCAAACTCAGACATCGAAGGCGGCTGCTTATACTTGGGAATCCCTGTGTTTTCCTACACACAACTTGTGGAGGCCACAAATAACTTCGATTCCTCCCGAGAACTCGGTGATGGAGGCTTTGGAACCGTATATTATG GGAAACTCAGAGATGGAAGAGAAGTTGCGATAAAACGACTCTACGAGCATAACTATAGAAGGGTCGAACAATTCATGAACGAGATCAAAATTCTTACATGTTTGAAACATCCAAATCTCGTTACACTGTACGGCTGCACCTCCAGAAAAAGCCGAGAATTATTGCTTGTTTATGAGTACATTGAAAATGGAACCGTAGCCGATCATCTCCATGGCGAAAGAGCCGACGAATCCCCACTAACATGGTCCATTCGCCTGAACATAGCCATAGAAACAGCAACTGCGTTAACTTACCTGCACAAATCAGACATAATCCACCGCGACGTGAAGACGAACAACATATTACTCACCGGTAACTTCCGCGTCAAAGTTGCGGATTTTGGGCTGTCAAGACTCTTCCCAATCGATGCAACTCACATCTCCACCGCCCCTCAGGGGACTCCCGGGTATGTCGATCCCGAATACCATCAATGTTACCAACTCACAGGTAAAAGTGACGTATATAGTTTCGGGGTCGTCCTAGTAGAGCTCATATCATCCATGCCTGCAGTGGACATAAACCGACGTAGACATGAAATAAACTTAGCTAACATCGCATTAAACAAGATTCAAAGTTGTGCTCTCGACGAACTAATCGACTCGTCTCTCGGATACGGCACTGATGCCGAGGTAACCAGAATGACCACTTCCGTGGCCGAGTTGGCTTTCCGGTGTCTGCAACCGGAGAAGGAGATGCGGCCATCGATGGACGAGGTGTTGGATTATCTGAAGGATATTCAGAGTGGGGATGAGGAAAATAGGAATAGGAAGATGCTTCATTCACCCGAGACAGATGAGGTTATGTTGTGGAAGAACAAGAATTTGCCGTCACCTGCGCCCGTTACAGATAAATAG
- the LOC140807245 gene encoding LEAF RUST 10 DISEASE-RESISTANCEUS RECEPTOR-LIKE PROTEIN KINASE-like 1.1 isoform X2, translating into MGFLSLLVFFVFHRFLLVFCHSNRPLSFPCQNLTLEYPFTKFVPECWLIKIDCDSPSTPKLQLVDKGLKWDVENINFSSHKLIVRDNILKNDLNRRSCPSNGVPLSIFHNISFTSSPNLTIFKCDKALTDITSVEDHFRSSESYHQDCENFTLYYRNPAVGNLPEETDLPSGCHSIQLPLNPNGNWSDDLFALLTYDYTIERHVEPTKGQNYVKKKVILAAAIVGAALLVCLLACFIIWRNKKRVTDAYRLPRNISSDPSSNSDIEGGCLYLGIPVFSYTQLVEATNNFDSSRELGDGGFGTVYYGKLRDGREVAIKRLYEHNYRRVEQFMNEIKILTCLKHPNLVTLYGCTSRKSRELLLVYEYIENGTVADHLHGERADESPLTWSIRLNIAIETATALTYLHKSDIIHRDVKTNNILLTGNFRVKVADFGLSRLFPIDATHISTAPQGTPGYVDPEYHQCYQLTGKSDVYSFGVVLVELISSMPAVDINRRRHEINLANIALNKIQSCALDELIDSSLGYGTDAEVTRMTTSVAELAFRCLQPEKEMRPSMDEVLDYLKDIQSGDEENRNRKMLHSPETDEVMLWKNKNLPSPAPVTDK; encoded by the exons ATGGGCTTTCTCAGTTTATTGGTGTTCTTTGTCTTTCATCGTTTTCTTCTGGTGTTTTGTCATTCCAATCGCCCCTTATCCTTCCCTTGTCAAAATCTGACACTGGAGTATCCCTTCACCAAGTTCGTCCCCGAATGCTGGTTAATCAAGATTGATTGCGATTCTCCTTCCACGCCAAAACTTCAGCTTGTGGATAAAGGGTTAAAGTGGGATGTTGAGAATATAAATTTCAGCTCACATAAATTAATTGTCCGAGACAATATCCTTAAAAATGATTTGAATAGACGTAGTTGTCCTTCCAATGGTGTTCCTCTCTCTATATTTCACAATATTTCATTCACAAGCTCCCCAAATCTCACCATCTTCAAATGTGACAAAGCTTTAACTGATATCACAAGTGTGGAAGATCATTTCAGAAGTTCCGAAAGTTACCACCAGGATTGTGAAAATTTCACATTATATTATAGAAACCCAGCGGTTGGAAATCTTCCGGAGGAGACTGATCTCCCTTCAGGATGTCATTCGATTCAACTGCCTCTGAATCCTAATGGGAATTGGAGTGATGACTTGTTCGCACTGCTTACTTACGACTATACTATTGAGCGGCATGTTGAACCAACTAAAGGTCagaattatgtt aagaagaaagtgATACTAGCCGCAG CTATAGTGGGGGCTGCGCTTTTGGTCTGCTTGTTGGCCTGTTTCATAATCTGGCGAAACAAGAAACGAGTCACAGATGCCTACCGCCTTCCAAGAAACATATCCTCGGATCCCTCCTCAAACTCAGACATCGAAGGCGGCTGCTTATACTTGGGAATCCCTGTGTTTTCCTACACACAACTTGTGGAGGCCACAAATAACTTCGATTCCTCCCGAGAACTCGGTGATGGAGGCTTTGGAACCGTATATTATG GGAAACTCAGAGATGGAAGAGAAGTTGCGATAAAACGACTCTACGAGCATAACTATAGAAGGGTCGAACAATTCATGAACGAGATCAAAATTCTTACATGTTTGAAACATCCAAATCTCGTTACACTGTACGGCTGCACCTCCAGAAAAAGCCGAGAATTATTGCTTGTTTATGAGTACATTGAAAATGGAACCGTAGCCGATCATCTCCATGGCGAAAGAGCCGACGAATCCCCACTAACATGGTCCATTCGCCTGAACATAGCCATAGAAACAGCAACTGCGTTAACTTACCTGCACAAATCAGACATAATCCACCGCGACGTGAAGACGAACAACATATTACTCACCGGTAACTTCCGCGTCAAAGTTGCGGATTTTGGGCTGTCAAGACTCTTCCCAATCGATGCAACTCACATCTCCACCGCCCCTCAGGGGACTCCCGGGTATGTCGATCCCGAATACCATCAATGTTACCAACTCACAGGTAAAAGTGACGTATATAGTTTCGGGGTCGTCCTAGTAGAGCTCATATCATCCATGCCTGCAGTGGACATAAACCGACGTAGACATGAAATAAACTTAGCTAACATCGCATTAAACAAGATTCAAAGTTGTGCTCTCGACGAACTAATCGACTCGTCTCTCGGATACGGCACTGATGCCGAGGTAACCAGAATGACCACTTCCGTGGCCGAGTTGGCTTTCCGGTGTCTGCAACCGGAGAAGGAGATGCGGCCATCGATGGACGAGGTGTTGGATTATCTGAAGGATATTCAGAGTGGGGATGAGGAAAATAGGAATAGGAAGATGCTTCATTCACCCGAGACAGATGAGGTTATGTTGTGGAAGAACAAGAATTTGCCGTCACCTGCGCCCGTTACAGATAAATAG
- the LOC140807245 gene encoding LEAF RUST 10 DISEASE-RESISTANCEUS RECEPTOR-LIKE PROTEIN KINASE-like 1.1 isoform X1 — protein sequence MGFLSLLVFFVFHRFLLVFCHSNRPLSFPCQNLTLEYPFTKFVPECWLIKIDCDSPSTPKLQLVDKGLKWDVENINFSSHKLIVRDNILKNDLNRRSCPSNGVPLSIFHNISFTSSPNLTIFKCDKALTDITSVEDHFRSSESYHQDCENFTLYYRNPAVGNLPEETDLPSGCHSIQLPLNPNGNWSDDLFALLTYDYTIERHVEPTKGNDKKKKKKVILAAAIVGAALLVCLLACFIIWRNKKRVTDAYRLPRNISSDPSSNSDIEGGCLYLGIPVFSYTQLVEATNNFDSSRELGDGGFGTVYYGKLRDGREVAIKRLYEHNYRRVEQFMNEIKILTCLKHPNLVTLYGCTSRKSRELLLVYEYIENGTVADHLHGERADESPLTWSIRLNIAIETATALTYLHKSDIIHRDVKTNNILLTGNFRVKVADFGLSRLFPIDATHISTAPQGTPGYVDPEYHQCYQLTGKSDVYSFGVVLVELISSMPAVDINRRRHEINLANIALNKIQSCALDELIDSSLGYGTDAEVTRMTTSVAELAFRCLQPEKEMRPSMDEVLDYLKDIQSGDEENRNRKMLHSPETDEVMLWKNKNLPSPAPVTDK from the exons ATGGGCTTTCTCAGTTTATTGGTGTTCTTTGTCTTTCATCGTTTTCTTCTGGTGTTTTGTCATTCCAATCGCCCCTTATCCTTCCCTTGTCAAAATCTGACACTGGAGTATCCCTTCACCAAGTTCGTCCCCGAATGCTGGTTAATCAAGATTGATTGCGATTCTCCTTCCACGCCAAAACTTCAGCTTGTGGATAAAGGGTTAAAGTGGGATGTTGAGAATATAAATTTCAGCTCACATAAATTAATTGTCCGAGACAATATCCTTAAAAATGATTTGAATAGACGTAGTTGTCCTTCCAATGGTGTTCCTCTCTCTATATTTCACAATATTTCATTCACAAGCTCCCCAAATCTCACCATCTTCAAATGTGACAAAGCTTTAACTGATATCACAAGTGTGGAAGATCATTTCAGAAGTTCCGAAAGTTACCACCAGGATTGTGAAAATTTCACATTATATTATAGAAACCCAGCGGTTGGAAATCTTCCGGAGGAGACTGATCTCCCTTCAGGATGTCATTCGATTCAACTGCCTCTGAATCCTAATGGGAATTGGAGTGATGACTTGTTCGCACTGCTTACTTACGACTATACTATTGAGCGGCATGTTGAACCAACTAAAG GAAACgacaagaaaaagaagaagaaagtgATACTAGCCGCAG CTATAGTGGGGGCTGCGCTTTTGGTCTGCTTGTTGGCCTGTTTCATAATCTGGCGAAACAAGAAACGAGTCACAGATGCCTACCGCCTTCCAAGAAACATATCCTCGGATCCCTCCTCAAACTCAGACATCGAAGGCGGCTGCTTATACTTGGGAATCCCTGTGTTTTCCTACACACAACTTGTGGAGGCCACAAATAACTTCGATTCCTCCCGAGAACTCGGTGATGGAGGCTTTGGAACCGTATATTATG GGAAACTCAGAGATGGAAGAGAAGTTGCGATAAAACGACTCTACGAGCATAACTATAGAAGGGTCGAACAATTCATGAACGAGATCAAAATTCTTACATGTTTGAAACATCCAAATCTCGTTACACTGTACGGCTGCACCTCCAGAAAAAGCCGAGAATTATTGCTTGTTTATGAGTACATTGAAAATGGAACCGTAGCCGATCATCTCCATGGCGAAAGAGCCGACGAATCCCCACTAACATGGTCCATTCGCCTGAACATAGCCATAGAAACAGCAACTGCGTTAACTTACCTGCACAAATCAGACATAATCCACCGCGACGTGAAGACGAACAACATATTACTCACCGGTAACTTCCGCGTCAAAGTTGCGGATTTTGGGCTGTCAAGACTCTTCCCAATCGATGCAACTCACATCTCCACCGCCCCTCAGGGGACTCCCGGGTATGTCGATCCCGAATACCATCAATGTTACCAACTCACAGGTAAAAGTGACGTATATAGTTTCGGGGTCGTCCTAGTAGAGCTCATATCATCCATGCCTGCAGTGGACATAAACCGACGTAGACATGAAATAAACTTAGCTAACATCGCATTAAACAAGATTCAAAGTTGTGCTCTCGACGAACTAATCGACTCGTCTCTCGGATACGGCACTGATGCCGAGGTAACCAGAATGACCACTTCCGTGGCCGAGTTGGCTTTCCGGTGTCTGCAACCGGAGAAGGAGATGCGGCCATCGATGGACGAGGTGTTGGATTATCTGAAGGATATTCAGAGTGGGGATGAGGAAAATAGGAATAGGAAGATGCTTCATTCACCCGAGACAGATGAGGTTATGTTGTGGAAGAACAAGAATTTGCCGTCACCTGCGCCCGTTACAGATAAATAG